GGTCCGCTTGGGGAAAGCTGGCGCTGACCCGGGTCAAGTCCGAATTGGGGACCCGTTGGGAAGGCGATCTGATCCGAGTCGCTCGCGACCGGGCCTCTCCTTCCGAACAGCGAGTCCGCGCCCTGGAGCTGCTTCAGACCATGGGACCGGCGCCCGTCCCGGAGCTGCTGGACCAGCTCTCCAGGGATGAGGATCGGGAGGTCCGCGCGGCCGCGGTCCTCCTGCTGGGGACCCACCCCCTGAAATCGGTCTCACCCAGCCTGCATGAGCGTTTGGGCGACTCCGACCCCCTGGTGGCGAGGCGGGCCGCGGAATCCCTCCTGCGGGCCGGATTGAACTCCGACTCTCCTCTTCCGGATCCTGAAGCGCTGGCCCGGAGCCTGTACCGCCTCATGGATCATTCCGGCCGGTTCGTCCGCCACGCCGCGAGGCTGACACTGGAGCGGATGGACCCACTTCTCTGGACCTCACGGGTTCTGGCCGACACCGTACGGGAGCGGCCTCACGGGGCACTGGAGGGCCTTCTGGCCTTGATCCGGGTTGGAATCCCGGGTCCGGACTGGAACGCCATTCAGGAAAAACTCCTGGAATACAGCCGCGAACCCATGACCGAGGAGATCCGACTGGCCTACCTGCGAATCTGCCAGTTGGCCTTGCTGCGCGACCCGGCGCCGGCAACAGCGGGACGCAAGAAATTCGCTTCCCAACTCGGCTCCCGGTTGCTGGACCTGTATCCCACGGAAAGCTCTCTGGTGAATCGGGAGTTGGAAACGCTCCTGGGGCACCTGCAGACGCCGGGCGCCATTGAGGCGCTGCTTCGGGATCTGAAGCCGGAAAAGTCCCAGCCGGACCAGATCCATACCGTTTACGCTCTTCGATCCATCAAGCAGGGTTGGAACCGGGCTCAGCGGAACACCCTGGTCGAGTGGTTCGACCGGGGATGGCGGATGCCGGGTGCGGCCAGCATGCACGGCTACATCGCCCGTCTTTGGGAAGACGTTCTGGACCTGCTTCCGGCGGAGGAGCGGGACCAGGCCGAGGCGCGGGAGGCCGAGCTGGCGCGGAAGCGGGCGGAGCGGGTTCTGGAGCTCATCAGCGGCGAGCCTCCACCGGAGCGATCGCGGCTCACCCAGATGAGTTTCGAGGAATTGAGCCTCTACCTGGAATTCGATCCCGGGGCCTACGAGAGAGGGAGCGCGGAACGGGGGCGGGCCGTATTCCACCGGGCCAAGTGTTCCAATTGCCACGTGTTCGGCAGCGAGGGCCGGGGCGGCGGACCCGATCTGTCGACGGCGGTCAAGCGCTTTCGCCGTTCCGAGATCCTGGAGGCCATCATGTTTCCCTCCAAGGTCATCTCCGACCAGTACACGGCGCTCATCGTCGAGGCCAAGGGACGCGAGCCGTTCACCGGAATGCTGGCGGATGAGACAGAAGAGGTGTTGACCCTCATCGACGCCACCGGAGAGAGAATCGAGATTCCCAAGGACCTCGTCACCGATCGGCGAACCTCCCGGATCTCCATCATGCCCGAAGACCTGCTGGAGGCCATGACAACGTAGAACCTGGTGGACCTGTTCCTGTTTCTGGAGCGGGGCTCGGGATTCTGACCGGGACTTGAAGCGCGGCTCCGGTCAGACGTCGGGATTCGGCACCCAGATCAATTCGGGAACGCGGACGACACGGGTCCTCCACCGCGACCCGTCCAGTTCCAGGATCCGGGCGCCGGGGGGAGCAGGATCGAAGACCGGGATCTCTCCCTGGGGCAGGAATTGGAAAGCCGTGGAGGGGGCGGACAGAACCTCCACCTCACCCAATCGACCCCGGAACTCGTGGTGGACATGCCCGCAAAGGACCAGTTGAACCTGAGGCGCCGCCCCCACGACCGAGCGGAGTTGCCCGGCATCCTCCAAGCCGATCCGGTCCAACCAGGGGCACCCGACCGGAACCGGAGGGTGATGGATGAAAAGGATCGTAGGAACTCCGGAGTCCGCCTCCAGTTCCTTCCTCAACCAATCCAACTGGCGGCGGCCCACCCGTCCGGAGACGGAACCGGGCAGCCGGGAATCCAGCCCCACAAGCTTCCAGCCCGGCAGGTCCAGGCAGAAGCCGAAGGAGTCCCCGGCGGAACCGGCCATTTCGGGGAACACCTCCCGCATGAACGCCCGGCAGTCGTGATTCCCGGGGATCATCCGCCAAGGCGTGCTTCGTTCCTCCAACGTTCGCCTCAGGAGCCGGTAGGTTTCCCGCTGCTCATCGTGCGCCAGATCCCCGGTCAGGATTACCCAGTCAAAGCCGGAGGCCTCGCCATCCAAATGGCGAAGGACCTGGCGAAAGGATCGCCAGGTGGGGACATCCCGATGCTGTGAGTCGGGGTCGGACAGGAGGTGAGGATCGCTCAATTGCAGAATGCGAATGGTCATGGTCGGTGCGCAGTGGGGAGGCCTAGGCGACAAGTGTATAGTGTTCTGCCTCGAACGGGTCGATTCATTGTGAAACGACGATTTCTCAACGCCCCGTCGCACCGGCGGGCGACCCGGCTTCGTCCCGGGCTCGGTACAACGTCCTGATGGCTTTCCATTGGCGGACCTGTTTCCTTATTCTCACCAGCCTGTTGGTCTCCACACAGGGTTTTGGAACTGCCGATACTCCATCTTGTGCGGATCACTCCATCGCCGCAAGCGCAGTCCGAACCCCGAATGACGTGGAGGCATTCGTCCAGTGCGCCTACGAGCTGGTCCAGGACAGAGGCTTTGAAGAAGCCTACGAGGCCTTCCACAATGACGAGCGCTGGCGTTCGGGTCCAGTCTACATCGGGGTTACGGAACTCACTCCCGTGAGCGACGCGGTTCGATCGTTCGTCTTCCCGCCGGATCCATCGATCGAAGGGGACCCGTCTCATTGGGGCCGGTTGATCGATGCCTTCGGCAATGATCTCTTCCGGGAATCGTATCGTGTGGCCAGTGAATTCGGCGAAGGCTGGATCTACTATTCCTACTTGAATCCGGTTTCCGGCAACGATGAGCCGAAAGCCACCTACATCAAGGCGATCGATTGGAATGGCGTGCCCTCGACGATCGGAGCCGGGATCTACCAACGCGATCTCCCCGGCACCTGCCAACGGGAAGAGGTGAACGCCATGGGCCTCACCCTCGATCCTTCGGACGAAAAGTTGCGGGAATTCGTCCGTTGTGCGGCCATGCAGCTCGAATCGATGGGGTACTTCGCCTCCGTCCCGCTGTCGGCCGATCCGAGTTGGAGGCACGACTCGATCTACGTTTTCGGGCTGGACCAGAACGGGAATACCCTCTTCAGCGGTGAACCATACCACCGGGGCGCTTGGACACCGGGGGGAAGCGGTTCGGAGTTGACCTCGATTCCGGACCGGGATTTCTTGAGCGTTGCCGATGCCTTCGGTGAATCCTTCCTCTATTTCCGGACCCGCAATCCTGCCACCGGATCCCAGCAGCGGAAGGTGGTCTTCGTCAAGCGCGTGGTCAGCTACGGGCTGCCGATCCTGATCGGTTCCGGCTACTACTTGGACGAGTAGGACCAAACCTGGAATCCTGCCGCAATATCCGTCGCCTCCCTACGATTGCCGGCGCCATGACAACGGCTCTCGGGCCCCTTGAAACGGTCCCGCCCGGCGGCCTCGCATGGTTGTTCCACCCCCCGGGTTGCTATATCCTGCGCCCTTGTTGGATTCGGGACTCGCATGAGTTTGTTCGAACCGGCACCGTCACCGATCAAGTCATAACCACAGGGAGACAGCAGCATGAAAGCGGCCATTCTGTACGGCGCCAGGGACCTTCGAGTAGAGGAGCGGGACCTCGACAGCGACGCTCTCGGGCCGAACCAACTCTACGTGGAGACTCTGGTTTCGGCCCTCTCCACGGGCACCGATCTGGGCAACTACCTGGGAGACTCCAACTATGTTCCCGACGCGCCCGACTACCCGCGCCAAGTGGGTTACTCCAACGTCGGAGTCGTTCGCAAGGTGGGATCGGCAGTCACCCAATTCCGTCCGGGCCAGAGAATCTTCTCGCGCCACTACCACCAGTCCGCCTTCATCGCCGGCGATGACGAGGTGCTGACTCCGATTCCGGACGGGGTCCCCGACGACGAGGCGTCGCTGGCCTATCTCACCCATCTGGGCCTGGCCGGAATCCGGCAGGCGAAGTACGAGACGGGAGAAAACGTCGCTGTGGTGGGCCTGGGTATCATCGGACTGTGCACCGTGGGACTCGCCCGGGCCATGGGGGCCAAGGTAGTGGCCATCTCCAACTCCCCCAAACGGTCGGCGGCCGCCCTGAAGATGGGCGCCCACGCCGCCGTCGAGTACCGGGACCCGAGTCTCGGCGACTGTCTCGCCCGTGTCTTCGGCGAGGAGGGGACGGACCTGGTCATCCTCACCGCGAATCCCTGGCCGGCATACCGGCTCTCGGTGGACATCGCCCGCACCGGCGGCCGGATCAGCATCCTGGGCTTTCCCGGAAGGTTCGACGAACCTCCCGACTTCAATCCGCTGGACCCCAGGTGGTTCTACGCCAAGCAGCTCACGCTCCTGGGCTCCGGCTCTGCTCCTTCAACCGATGCGCCGGCCTCGGACCTCCGCTTCAACATTCGGAGGAATCTCCAGTACATCATGACCCTCCTGGCCAACAGGGACATGCGATTCGATTCCCTGATCACCCACCGCTTCCCGCCCGAACGCATGAAGGAAGCGTACGAACTGGCCCGGGAGCACTCCAAGGATCTCATCGCCGCCGTGTTCGACTGGGCTCAGGAAGACTAGCCCGTCATGAGCGGGAACTGGATCGACCTCGGCATCGTGGCGCTCTACGCCCTGGGGGCCCTGGGTTACGGACTCTGGGTGTCGCGCCGCGTCCGCACCTCCCTGGACTACACCGTCGCCGGCAGGCAACTGGGGATGTTCGCCCTGGTTGGCACGCTGGTGATGACCGAGTTCAATCCCTCCACCATGATCTGGTTCGGGAGCATCAGCTACACGGCCGGGCCCCGGGCCGCCTGGCTCTGCCTGATCTTCATCACCGGACTCGGCAGCTACGGCCTGCTGGTGGCGCGCCGCTGGCAGAGGCTCCAGGCGGTGAGCATCGCCGAGATGTTCGAGGCCCGGTACTCCTTGGGACTGCGTCGAGCCGTCAGCCTGGTCACCACCCTGATCCTGACCCTCTTCTCCTCAGGCTACCTCATCGCCACCAGCAAGACGTTTTCCTCGGCGCTGGGACTTGCACCCTCGGGCGCCCTGGTCCCGGGTTGGATCACGGCGGACCGGACCCTGGTCTGGACCGCCCTGGTGATCAGCACCGTTGTCCTCATCTTCACCTGGGCCGGCGGCCTGATTGCGGTGGCCTTCACCGACACGGCGTCGCTGGTGGTCACGGTCGTCGTACTGCCGCTTCTGGCCATTAGCGCCCTGCAGTTCGCCGCGCCGGAACCGCTGTTCCATTCCTACCAGGCCGTGGATCCCGACCCCATTTTACCCCTCCATTTCATCGTCACCCTGAACGTGGTCATCCTCCTCTGTTACCCCCTGGCGCCCTGGTACGGGCAGCGGATGTTCGCCGCCCGTAGCGAGAAGACCGCCTTCGCCGCTGTGGCCATCGCCACCCTGGCCACCACTCTCCTCTATGCCTGCGGACAGGTGGCCACGCTCATCTATCACAGCCACCATTCCGGCCTGCAGGATCCGGACCAGGCCGTGGGCGGGGCCATGAACCTTTTCCTGGGCCCCGGGATCCGTGGACTGATGCTGGCCATGCTCTTCGCCGTCTGCCAGACCACCATGTCCAGCATCTGGAACACCACTTCGGCCATGGTGGTGCAGGATTTCTACAAAGGGTGGCTCCGGCCCGACGCCTCCGATGCGGACCAGTTGAGGGTGGGCCGCAAGGTCACGCTGCTCCTGGGCCTGATCACCCTCCTGTTGTGCACGACGCTTCTGGGCAAGTTGCTGGTGGTCATCAATCTCTTCGGGAACACCCTCTTCGCGGCCATGTTCTTCCCTTGCGTCTTCGGATTTCTCTGGTGGAAGGCGAGCCGGCGGGCCGCGAGCGTCTGCCTCGCGCTGGGTTGGACGTTGGGCCTGGCCGTCGCGATCTACGCCAACGTTCTGGCCGACCCGGTTGTTCCCTTCCCCGTCTGGGCCCGTTGGATCTACGTCTACCTGATGCCGGGAATCTGCCTTGTGGGGGTTCTGGTCAGCCATCTGGATCGTCCTTCGCAAGAGGAGATCCGGCGGCGAGTGACCTTCTTCCGGCGCGTCGGCGCCCCGTGGGTCGGAGCCAGGGACTTCACGTCTCAAGCCCAACCTCCCGACTCGACACCCTGATCCGGCCGCTTATCGGGAAAGGGACAGTGCCAATTTGGGGAAAGGGACAGTGCCTATCGGGAAAGGGACAGTGCCGAATTTGCCGAATTTGCTCTAGTTGCGCGGAAGGCCACACTGAAGCTGCGAGGAGTCCGTTCTGGGTCAGATTCCTGGTGTCAAGGATGATCTCGCGTCTCGACCACTACCCGATCACGCACCGACCCTGCTTCAGGCCGCAACGAAGTGTCCGATTCCGGGACAAAGTGTCCGGTTTCGGACAGTTGGCCCACTCTTGGCGCCGGTCGTCCAGCGCCGATGGATCCTCGGGCAGCTCCGACTCGCGACGCACAATCCGGAAGGGGAGGATCCGGAAGGGATCAGACTCGAGAACCTCGTTTCGGGGATGGATCTCTTGAGTAATTCCAGTGATCCTCGACGTGCGGTGCCCCCGCGGGACGGTCGACGGCCAACGGTCAGTCGAGTTTACGCGACGACGGCGTTCGAGCGCTGCTCCCGCAGGGTCTACGGAAGAATTCTCGTAAGTATCTGATATTAATATAGTTAGGATCTATTCTCCCGAGCGGTTTACCTCATTGCAACCCACCTTCTAAACGGGATTCCATTCGACCCTATTGGAGGTCCGTGGACTCCAGGGACGAGTTTCTCGCCTCGACTTCCAGGTTTCAAGAGCCTGCGCGCTCCGGGAATTGGGGGCGGACATTCGGAGCCGACCGGGTCCGTTGGGCCAGGACTTCCGAAACGGGCCGACGTCTCACTCCGGGCTGGAAGCCCGAGGAGACCGCGCGAGGGTCCCATTCTCATGGGACGCGCGACGAACAGGAGCGCCAGGTTCACTGGCGGCAAGGTGAGCCGCCCGGGGTTCTGGCGCCACTGGGGGGTCTGGGGGGATCGGTTCCCCCGGTCCGTCCTCTGTTCCGGCTGGCCGGAGAAACCGCGCCCTGCGCTTCGGCCTCCGCCTCGTCGCACGCCGCCACGGCGTCGAGCTGGCTCTCGACGGCCGGACCACCACCACCCGCGCCGACCGCCTTGTCGGCCAGGCCCTGGACCGGGGGCTGGGCCTGGAGCGGACCCCGACGCGGACCTCCACCTGCCGTTCCGAGTTCAGACCTTCCGGGGTTCGGGCCAGGTCCTCGTCCAAGAGGACGCCGCAAATCCACCTGCACCTGCGGATCCCATTGGCACGTGTCGCCTGTGGTCATGCCTGGATCACGCACCACGTGTGGGGAACGGACGCCTGGCAGAGCCCTGACAGGTCTTCCGGATTCTTCTCCGGGGGCTTCCCGCAGGGATATTTTGGAAGGGAGCGACCCCCCCAGGGGGTGTGGCGCAGATGTAAATTGCGCCACACCCCCGCGCCCGCACCGGGCAGGAAAAAGGGGGGGTCGCTCCCTTCCGCCTCCGATTTCCCCGTGCGGGCACGGCGGAGCCGAAAACATGGCCGTAACAGCATGAGCGACAAAGAGATCGGGGAAATCGCGTGTGTAAGTTGGCAGACTCCCATGATGTAAGTTGCCCCCGTTGTCTCCCTTACACTCCCGGATCGACACGGTGGGGCGCTCTGTACCCGTCAAAATGAGCTCCCCGGCAAGCGTGTCGCCCGCCACGAGAGCGTCGCGAATGTCGTCGTCGATCTCCACGCCAGCGTCGCGATCTTCCGCCCCTGGTCGCCACTCGATGGCCGGTCTCAGCGAGGCCCTGACGCTGCCATAGCCGTCGAATCGG
This region of Acidobacteriota bacterium genomic DNA includes:
- a CDS encoding phosphodiesterase: MTIRILQLSDPHLLSDPDSQHRDVPTWRSFRQVLRHLDGEASGFDWVILTGDLAHDEQRETYRLLRRTLEERSTPWRMIPGNHDCRAFMREVFPEMAGSAGDSFGFCLDLPGWKLVGLDSRLPGSVSGRVGRRQLDWLRKELEADSGVPTILFIHHPPVPVGCPWLDRIGLEDAGQLRSVVGAAPQVQLVLCGHVHHEFRGRLGEVEVLSAPSTAFQFLPQGEIPVFDPAPPGARILELDGSRWRTRVVRVPELIWVPNPDV
- a CDS encoding zinc-binding alcohol dehydrogenase: MKAAILYGARDLRVEERDLDSDALGPNQLYVETLVSALSTGTDLGNYLGDSNYVPDAPDYPRQVGYSNVGVVRKVGSAVTQFRPGQRIFSRHYHQSAFIAGDDEVLTPIPDGVPDDEASLAYLTHLGLAGIRQAKYETGENVAVVGLGIIGLCTVGLARAMGAKVVAISNSPKRSAAALKMGAHAAVEYRDPSLGDCLARVFGEEGTDLVILTANPWPAYRLSVDIARTGGRISILGFPGRFDEPPDFNPLDPRWFYAKQLTLLGSGSAPSTDAPASDLRFNIRRNLQYIMTLLANRDMRFDSLITHRFPPERMKEAYELAREHSKDLIAAVFDWAQED
- a CDS encoding sodium:solute symporter family protein — translated: MSGNWIDLGIVALYALGALGYGLWVSRRVRTSLDYTVAGRQLGMFALVGTLVMTEFNPSTMIWFGSISYTAGPRAAWLCLIFITGLGSYGLLVARRWQRLQAVSIAEMFEARYSLGLRRAVSLVTTLILTLFSSGYLIATSKTFSSALGLAPSGALVPGWITADRTLVWTALVISTVVLIFTWAGGLIAVAFTDTASLVVTVVVLPLLAISALQFAAPEPLFHSYQAVDPDPILPLHFIVTLNVVILLCYPLAPWYGQRMFAARSEKTAFAAVAIATLATTLLYACGQVATLIYHSHHSGLQDPDQAVGGAMNLFLGPGIRGLMLAMLFAVCQTTMSSIWNTTSAMVVQDFYKGWLRPDASDADQLRVGRKVTLLLGLITLLLCTTLLGKLLVVINLFGNTLFAAMFFPCVFGFLWWKASRRAASVCLALGWTLGLAVAIYANVLADPVVPFPVWARWIYVYLMPGICLVGVLVSHLDRPSQEEIRRRVTFFRRVGAPWVGARDFTSQAQPPDSTP